From Hymenobacter sediminicola:
CCTGTACAATTACCTCCGGATAGGCTACTCACTGAGTAGCCTATCCGCTTTATGTTGCCTTCGGGCCTTGGTGCATGGTAGCCGGGTCGGGCAGAGGGCGGCCTTGTGCGTATTGTGCCGCATTTCGGTGGCCTGCTTCACGGGCCTGCGCTTCAAAAGGAATGTTATAGTACCCGTGCCGGGCCCACCCCACCATGTATCGCCACAGAAACCCCAACCGGCCATATTCCTGAAACTGGCGGATATGCTCCATTTCGTGCGCCACCCAATACGGATCATTTAAAAACTCTTCTTTAGTGGCTCCACTCAAATGAATGCTATTACCGAGCACCATAGCCACGCTACGCGTGCCCAGTTTGAGGCGGGCAATACGGGCCAAAGGTGAGTTTTCAATAATGCGCGGAGAGGTCATGAGGCAAGAGAAAAACAGGGCGGAGTATACGCACCAAACAGCCTATACGGTTACACAGGTTGCACGTATTATCAAATAATAAATTGCCTTTAAATAAGAACTTTGTCAAAAACGGCAGGCAAAACTAGGCTAGTCCAAAATTTTAGGCCTAGCTTTAACCATCGGCGGAAATAGAGCCTGCTCTTTTTCGTCGTTTTTTCACCGATTTACGCTTCCTTTTTTCATCCGCTTCTATCGACGAAAGAAGTACTTCCCGGTTCCATCGGCCCCTACCGAAAACCGATTTTGCCACCTCCACGACGGACAATGAAGAATATTTCCCTGTATTGCCTCGCCGCGGCCGCCATGGCCCTCTCTTTCCTCTTCGAACAAGCTCCTTCTACCGCTACCTCCGCTTCGGCCCCTGTACATGCTGAAGCGTCCTTCCTGTCTGGTTTCTCACTTGACGAGGAAGAAAAGCCTGCCGCCGCTGCCAGCGACTCCGCTGCATACGACTATTACGGCCAGGCTCTCGGACTCCGCCTGGCCCGCACCGAGAATACTACTCTGCTCCGCACCGTACTTGACTGGATGGGCACCCCCTACCGCTACGGCAGCAACAGCAAAAAAGGCACCGACTGCTCCGGTTTTGTAACCCGCGTATTCAAAGAAGTATACGGCATCACGCTGCAACGCAGCTCCCGCTCCATGTTTCAGAGCGTGAAGCGAGTAGACAAGGACGAAATGGAAACCGGTGATTTGGTTTTCTTCCGTCGTGGCCCGGGCCAGCCGATTTACCACGTAGGCATCTACCTGAAAGATGGCAAGTTTGCTCATTCTGCTACCAACGGTGGCGTGATGGTCAGCTCCCTGAACCAGGCGTATTACCACCGCAACTTCTACGCTGCCGGCCGTGTGGCCACCAACTAACAGGCTTGCGTACTGGCTATTTGATGCCTCGCTCCTTTCCGGGCGGGGCATTTTTATTGGTAGTCTGCCCGCGGATAACCATTTTGCGGCGAAACAGTATAGGCAGGCAGTAGCCCTATGCTTTACCAGCGCAGGGACCCAACCTTACGTTCTCTCCTTTTCCCGTTATGGATAAGCAAACCCCCAAAGGCGAACAAGTAGCTGATTCGCCAGTATTCAAAAAGTTCGTTGGCAAGGCGGAGGAATACATCAAGAAGCCCACCCGCATCAAGCAACTGCTGAACGATGCCTACGAGAAGGCCAGCGAGAAAAACGACATAGGCAGCCTGGCGCACGAAGCCTGGGAAACACTGCAGACACTGTTTCGTCTTATTCGTGCTTCGGTTTCAGGCGAGTACACCGGCCTGCCCACCAGCACCGTCGTAGCAGCCGTAGCGGTTACTATCTATTTCATGAGCCCCATCGACCTGATTCCGGATTTTATTCCGGTGCTGGGCCTGCTGGATGATGTGGCACTAGTAGCGTGGTTCAGCTCTACCATTAAGGAGGAGATGGATAAGTTTGCGGAATGGGAAAAAACCCGCCCCGAGCTGGTAGAAGATGCGCAGGTAATAGAGGACGAAAAACCTGCTGCGTCTCAGCATGCCGCTCCTAAGGCGGAACCAGCCAAACCTAGCCCAGCAAAGCCGGTCCAACCCAAACCGCACACCGACACTGCCGCCAATACGACCGACAGTACCCGCGAACCAAACCAGTCTACCGATGCCCGCCCGGACGGCGGCGACACGGGCGGCAACGTTCGGTAAGAGGAAAACTACTTAGCCAGAAACACAAAAGCGGCCCGGAACAATGTTCCGGGCCGCTTTTGTGTTTCTGCAGAGAAGAAATTACGCTGCTTTAGCGTGAGAAGCCACATAGCTCACAAAGTCGCCGACCGTAGCCAGTGGCACTTCATCAGGAATGGTGATGTGGAAATTGCGTTCCAGCTCCAGAATAATGTCTACCACGTCTACCGTGTCGAAGCCTAGTTCGCGGCTCAGGCTGCTGCTGATACGCAGGCGCTTGGACTTGATAGCCTTGCGCTTGCTGATGATACGCAGCACCTGCTGCTGAATGGATTTGGGGGCGGAAGTTGTCGTGGCAGCAATCATAGGAGAGTACGACATGGTACTGGTAGAGAAAAAGTGAGAGGTGGTAGTGGGCGCAGGCACCTGGCTATCAGGGCCAGACGGCCCTTTGCCCACTACCAACTACCCGGGTTATGCTTCGGTCAGCTCCCGCTGCCGAACCGTAGAGTCCTGCTCCAACGAATCGGTTGCATCGGTATTGGCCGGTTTGCCGAAAATTTTCAGCTTCAGGGATTCTGTTATCAGATACATCACCGGTACTACTACCAGCGTGATGACGGTGGCAAACACCAGACCGAAGATGATGGTCCAAGCCAGCGGCCCCCAGAACGTCACCGATTCGCCCCCGATGAAGAAGTGAGGCTGGAACGAATTGAACAGTTCGTAGAAGTCGATATTCAGACCAATGGCCAGCGGAATCAGGCCCAGTGTAGCGGCGGTGGCCGTCAGAATTACCGGGTTCAGACGGGTGCGGCCGGCCATTACGATGGCCTCGCGGAGCGGCATGCCCTGGCTACGCAGAATGTCGGTGAACTCGACCAGCAGAATCCCGTTTTTCACCACGATACCTGCCAGGGCAATGATGCCTACGCCTGTCATTACGATACTGATATTCATACCCGTAATGGCCAGGCCCAGCATTACCCCAACCACCGAGAAGATGATTTCGGTGAGGATGATGACCGGCTTGCTCACCGAGTTGAACTGCATTACGAGCACCAGGAAGATGAGGGCAATGGCGCCTACAGCAGCTACACCGAGGAAAGAGCTAGTTTCCTCCTGGTCTTCCTGCGCGCCACCCATTTTCACGATGTAACCCGGAGGCGTTGGGAAGGCTTTGAGCGAAGTTTCAATCTGACGCACTACATCAGGGCCGGTGAAGCCGTTGAGCACGTTTGAAGAAATGGTGATAACACGCTTCACGTCTTTGCGCTTGATGCCGCCGTAGGTGGTACCGTAGCGCACATCAGCCACCGACGAAATCGGAACTTGGCGAATGGTACCGGTAGCGTCGCGGAAGGTAAGTGGCGAGTTCAGGATGGCGTCCACGTCGGAGCGGTAGGGCTCGGCGTAGCGCACCTGAATCGGGTACTCATCATCGGGAGTCTTGAACTTGCTGGCCTCGGTGCCATAGATAGCCGTGCGCACTTCGGAGCCAATCTGGGCGGTACTGATGCCTTCCCGGTTAGCGCGAATACGGTTGATATCCACGGCAATTTCGGGGTTGCGGTCTTCCAGGTTGGAGCGCAGCTGCTCAATACCCCCAATTTTTTTGGACTCGATGTAGCGGGTCACGTCTTTCGACAGCTTAATCAGCGTGGGATAGTCGTCGCCGGCTACCTCGATGGCAATGGCTTTGCCCTGCGGCGGGCCACTGGCTTCCTTGTCCACCGAAATTTCGGTACCAGGGATGCCTTTCACCGCTTCCCGAATTTTATCCATATAGGTGCTCGTGGCCGGGCCGGTCCGCTCGCTCATCTCCTTGAACGCCACAGCCACTTTGGCCAGGTTCGATTGGGACGTGCCCGAAGCAGAAGCCTCACCTGGATCTGAGGCGCCGATGGCTACGTTGGTAATCACTGATTCCACGTCGGGATTGTCCTTGCCGATAACCTTATAGATGCGGTTTTCCAGCACGCGGGCCACCGAGTCCGTTACTTCTACCCGCGTACCTACTGGCATCTTGAGGTAGGTGTACACGAATTTCGGGTCGCCGGAGGGGAAGAAGTCAACTTTGGGGCTACGGGCACCTACTGCGAAGATGGATATGAAAAACAGCACCACCATGCTCACCATCACCAATACCGGGTGGCTGATGGCCCAGTTCACGAGGCTGGCGTAGCCGTTCTGGAAGCGAGGCAGCACCTTCGTCTGGAAGCCCGCAATCATGTGCACGAATACGAACTTGTCGAGGAAGCAAAGGATGATGATAAACACGCTCAGGTTTCCGACGAATGGCGAACCGGCGATGTAGCCAATGATGGCAATCAGCAACAGTACCCCCATGGCAATGAGGAAATTCTTCGTCAATTGAGGCTTTTCGCCGCTGTGGTGGTCTTCGCGCTCCATGAAGCTCACGGCAAACACCGGGTTCATGATGAAGGCCACGATGAGCGACGACATCAGAGTGAGAATGAGCGTGACGGGCAGATAGAACATGAACGAGCCCACAATACCCGGCCAGAACATGAGCGGCACAAACGGCGCTACCGTAGTGAGCGTGCCGGCCAGTACCGGAATAAACACCTCACCGGCAGCATACTTCGCAGCCTGGGCGGTAGTCAGTTTCGGATGCTCGTGAAGTAAGCGGTGAGTGTTTTCGATAACCACAATGGCGTCATCCACCACAATACCCAGGGCCAGCAGGAAAGCGAAGAGCACAATCATGTTCAGAGCAAACCCAAACACCGGCAGCATCACGAAGGCCAGGAACATGGAAATCGGCACCGAGAGGCCCACGAACAGCGCGTTGGTCGTGCCCATGAAGAACATCAGAATCAGCGTCACGAGGATGAAGCCGATGATGATGGTGTTAATCAGGTCGTGGAGCGTAACGCGGGTATCGTTGGACGTGTCGCCGGTAACGGTAATGCTCAGCTCGTTGGGCAGGCTCGTTTTCGAGTCCTTGATGATTTCCTTGATTTTATCGGAGGCATCAATCAGGTTTTCGCCCTGGCGCTTGATAACGTTCAGGGTAATAGCCGTTTTGCCATCGAGGCGAGCATACGATTCGCGGTCCTTAAAGGCATCCGTAACGGTAGCAATGTCGCCGAGACGCACAGCCGCGCCGTTCAGGTTTTTCACCTGAATGTTGGCAATATCAGCGGCCCGGGCATACTGGCCAGCCACACGCACGGCGCGTTTCTGGTCGCCCACATTCACCGAGCCGCCCGAAATAGTAATGTTTTCACGCGCAATGGCGCTGCTGACGTCGCTGAAGCTGAGGCGGGATGCCCGCAGGCGGTTCAGGTCCACGTCCACATTCACCTGCTGGTCCAGGGCCCCGATGATGTCAACCCGGGTAATTTCGGGCAGGGCCTCAATCTTGTCCTGGAAGTCGTCGGCGTACTTTTTCAACTGGCTAACCGGCAGGTTGCCGGCCAGGTTGATGTTCATGATGGGCAGCTCAGACAGGTTTACTTCCTGCACAGTAGGCGGCGAAGGCAGGTCGTTGGGCAACTCGTTCTGGGCCTTATCAACGGCATCCTTGATGAGCTGCTTGGCATACTGCACGTCCACGCCGGAGTTGAACTCCACATCTACGATGCAATAGTCCTGGTTGGAAGTGGAGCTGATTTTCTTCACCCCGTTCACGCTCTTGATTTCCTTCTCCAGCTGGCGCGTGACAAGGTTTTCAATATCGGTCGGCGAAGTACCCGGATAAATCGTGGCCACGATGATACGCGGAATCACGATGTCGGGGAACTTCTCCTTGCCCAGCTTGATGTAGGAGAAAATACCCGCCACGCAGAGCAGCAGCGTGATGATGTAAATGGTCGTCTTGTTATCAATGGACCAACTGGTGGGCCCGAATTCTTTTTCTACGTCCTGCATGATATAGTCTTTGCGGGGTGGACGAAACGCTCTTCCTCAATGGAGGAAGGGGGTCGCTCTGCTACAGGCTCACCGCCTGGCCTTCGTTCAGGTTCTGATACCCAGCAGAAATTACCTGGTCGCCGTTTTGCAGGCCGCTGGTAACTTCCACTTTGCCATTGTAGGTGTTGCCCACCTGAATGATGCGCTTCTTGGCGACTTGCTTGCCACCTTCCGAAGCCACCACCAACACGTAGCTATTCTGTTCGTCTTTCTGTACCAGATCTACGGGCAATACTGTAGCGTTTTGGCGGTCGTAGTTCTGAATGCGCACATTGGCCACCATGTTGGGGCGCAACTGGCCAGTTTTAGCGTTGTTTAGGCGCAGCTCCGTGGTGAAAGTCCGGCTGGTAGGATTGATGGTGCTGGTCACGACGCGCACCGTAGCGGGAGCTTCCTCAGTTCCCAGGTCCGGAATGGTCACCAGCGCCTTGTCGCCGACTTTGATGCGGTTGGCGTAGGCTTCCGATACATCCACGATGATCTTGCCAGTGCCACCGCCGCTCAGCAGCTTCACTACCGGAGCGCCGGGCGCCACGGCTTCGCCCAGTTTGGGCAGCACATCGTCAACGGTGCCGCTGAAGGGAGCCACTACGCTGTAAAGGGCGCGCTGCTGGTTCAGCGTAGACAGGTTGCGCTGCAGCGCCTGGTAGTTGTTTTTGGCCTGCAGATACTGAATTTCGGTCCCAATCTGCTGTTTCCAGAGACGGTCCTGCTTCTCGTATATCACGCGGGCGAGGTCCATACGGGTGCGCAGTTCGGCAATGTTGGCGTCCAGAATGGAGGCATCTACGGTAGCCAGCGTCTGGCCTTTGCTCACCCGGTCGCCGCGCTGCACGCGCAGGCTGGTAAGCGTACCGGCAGCCCGGGCAGCCACGGTGGCATTCTGGTCGAAATCTACACGGCCCTGTACCTCGAGGTAGCTCTTAAAGCTCTCAGGAGCCACTTTTATCACCGAAACGGGAGTCGTCAGTACGGCGGCCTCTTCACCGGTTTTGCCGGATTTGGCTTCCAGTTCGGCAATCTTGGCCTGGTTAGATGCCTGTTCCTGTTTCAGTTTGGCCAGTTCGGCGGCGGGGTCTTTCTGACCACAGGACGCCAGTAGCGCCAGTGCCAGCACGGCCGCGGAGGTAGAGTATTTCATATGCAAAGAAGAGAGTAGCATGGAGTTGAGGAGCAAGAACGAAGTTGTACAAGACTGGGGCAGAAGCGTGTAACACGTGGCATCTGCCGCCCGGCGGCTTACTTCTGCGACTGGTTGTACAGCTCGCCGGTAGCTTTGTCACGGTCTACTTTCGCCACCAGCACATCGTAGATAGCAGCGTAGTAGTTGGTCTGGGCCTCCCGAAGCGAGGTTTCGGCCGTCACGACTTCCAAGTTGGAGCCTACGCCCTCCTGGAACTTGATGCGCGATACGCGGGCCACATCCTGAGCCAAATCGAGGTTGGCTTTCTGGTTGTCCAGTACGTCCAGGGCGTTGATGAGCGTGGTGCGGCTCTGGGCATCCTGCAGGTCGATACTCTGGCGCAGGGTCTCGAATCCTTTTTCAATGGTCAGCTGCTGAATACGCGCCTGCTGCACTTGGTATTTGCGGCGGAAGCCGTCGAAGACCGGAATCTGCAGGCTCAGGCCCACGTTGCCGAAGCCAAACCAGTTCTGGTTGGGGAAGCCGTTAGACGCCCGCGAATCAGGACCGCGGAAGGCAAACAAGTCGCCGGCGTTCTTGGCCGAGCCCGAGAAACCGTAGGCCGCCGTAGCCAGCAAGCGGGGGTATGCACCAGCGCGGCGGTTGGCCAGGTCGAGGCCAGCCAGGGCCTGCTGGGTTTCCAGCGTACTGAACTCGATGCGGTTGTTATAGTTGAAGGCAGCGGCTAACTGACCAGTGCGGGCACCGCTGAGGGCCGTCTGCTGGTCCTGCTGGCGCTGCGCGTCGGTGTTGCCAGAGTTAATAGTTGGCGCAGTCGGCACACCACCCAGGCCCGTCACACCACCACCAGTAGTGGGGCTGGCAGCGCCCAGGCGCTGACGCAGGGTGCCAGCATTTACGACAGCCGTTCCGAGCGAGTCGGTGAGCTGTACGCTCTGGTCCTGGGGCAGACCCATCTGGAACTTGAGCAGCGCAATGCTCAGGTCCGTTAGGCGCTGGGCTTTCTGCTGTTCTACTACCAAGTTATTGCGCTGCACACGCAGCCGGTCCACGTCAAGCTTTTCAGCGAAACCTGCTTTGAAGGTTTCGTTGGTCTGAAAGAGCACCGTATCGAGGCGCTGCACGTTGCGGCCCAGCAGCGCCAGCCGCTCCCGGGCTACCAGCGTGCTGTAGTAGGCTTTGCTTACCTGCTCCACCACGTCAATTTCGGCCTGTTGCGTCTGCTTTTTGGCGAGTTCCTCATACACTTTGGCCGCTTTCAGGCCAATGAGGTACGCACCATCGAACAGCAACTGCGACACCGAAGCGCTGGTGTTGCCGGCCCATTGCAGACCAAAGGCAAACGCCTGCGGTGGCACCGGCTCCGAAGGCACCGTTACTGTTCCCAGGTTTACCGTTTGGCCGCTCTGGGCTGCCGTTACGTCGGCGGGGGTAAGTGCCGTGGCCGATGCTCCGCCGCCCAGCGCCCCAAAGTCTACCAGCGCCTTCTGCAGCTTGAAGTTGTCGGCTACGTTGGCCGCCACGTTCACCTGCGGCAAACCGGCAGACCGGATTTCGCCTACTTTGGCCTTTGCGGTTTGCTCGCCGAGGCGCGTGGAGAGTAGCGTCGGCTTGTTTTTGACGGCGTAGTCGATGGCCTGCTGCAACGACAGCGAAATAGTGCCCACCTGCTGGGCCTGGGGCGCGCCGCCTACCTGGGCCTGCGCGGCTGCCAGAGGTCCGCAGAGCGCCGTAGCCAGCAGCAAGGGTCGGATGATTCGTTTCATAGAGTGGTGAAACTGGAGCAGAAAGGGTTTATTCTTCCTCCGTCACATGACGGAATTTATTGATGAGTCGGTGCCCTTTGAGGGTGGCCACTCCCAGCATGAAGTGTTCCTGCGTGGTCAGAATCACACGCTTGGGGTCAAATTCGCTGGGGGGGAATACTTGGGCGTTGAACGCCAGCTCCACCTGCGAGAGGCGCAGCCGGGCTAGCACTTCCACGTCGAGGTCGGCGCGGTAGAGGCCCTCAGACATGCCCCGCCGCAGGTTGGCTATTATTTGAGCCAGGATGTATTTGTTTTTGTGTTCCAGCCACAGCTGCCACGAAACCGGGTAGTATTTCTGCATATCGTGGAAGATGCTGGGATGGATATCGGCGAACTGGCTTTTCATCCAGTCCAGCATCCCAAACAGCTCCCCAATAGCCGACGAGGCCTTGCCAATCAGCGCTTCGCATTCGCCCTGGGTTTGGCCCAGGTGCTGCCGTATCACGCCCTCTACTATCTGGTCCTTGTTTTCGAACCATTTGTAGAGCGTTTTTTTCGACATGCTCAGGTGCGTGGCAATATCATCCATCGAGACGCTCCGGATGCCATTGCGCGTAAACAGCTCCC
This genomic window contains:
- a CDS encoding C40 family peptidase, which gives rise to MKNISLYCLAAAAMALSFLFEQAPSTATSASAPVHAEASFLSGFSLDEEEKPAAAASDSAAYDYYGQALGLRLARTENTTLLRTVLDWMGTPYRYGSNSKKGTDCSGFVTRVFKEVYGITLQRSSRSMFQSVKRVDKDEMETGDLVFFRRGPGQPIYHVGIYLKDGKFAHSATNGGVMVSSLNQAYYHRNFYAAGRVATN
- a CDS encoding acyl carrier protein, giving the protein MSYSPMIAATTTSAPKSIQQQVLRIISKRKAIKSKRLRISSSLSRELGFDTVDVVDIILELERNFHITIPDEVPLATVGDFVSYVASHAKAA
- a CDS encoding efflux RND transporter permease subunit translates to MQDVEKEFGPTSWSIDNKTTIYIITLLLCVAGIFSYIKLGKEKFPDIVIPRIIVATIYPGTSPTDIENLVTRQLEKEIKSVNGVKKISSTSNQDYCIVDVEFNSGVDVQYAKQLIKDAVDKAQNELPNDLPSPPTVQEVNLSELPIMNINLAGNLPVSQLKKYADDFQDKIEALPEITRVDIIGALDQQVNVDVDLNRLRASRLSFSDVSSAIARENITISGGSVNVGDQKRAVRVAGQYARAADIANIQVKNLNGAAVRLGDIATVTDAFKDRESYARLDGKTAITLNVIKRQGENLIDASDKIKEIIKDSKTSLPNELSITVTGDTSNDTRVTLHDLINTIIIGFILVTLILMFFMGTTNALFVGLSVPISMFLAFVMLPVFGFALNMIVLFAFLLALGIVVDDAIVVIENTHRLLHEHPKLTTAQAAKYAAGEVFIPVLAGTLTTVAPFVPLMFWPGIVGSFMFYLPVTLILTLMSSLIVAFIMNPVFAVSFMEREDHHSGEKPQLTKNFLIAMGVLLLIAIIGYIAGSPFVGNLSVFIIILCFLDKFVFVHMIAGFQTKVLPRFQNGYASLVNWAISHPVLVMVSMVVLFFISIFAVGARSPKVDFFPSGDPKFVYTYLKMPVGTRVEVTDSVARVLENRIYKVIGKDNPDVESVITNVAIGASDPGEASASGTSQSNLAKVAVAFKEMSERTGPATSTYMDKIREAVKGIPGTEISVDKEASGPPQGKAIAIEVAGDDYPTLIKLSKDVTRYIESKKIGGIEQLRSNLEDRNPEIAVDINRIRANREGISTAQIGSEVRTAIYGTEASKFKTPDDEYPIQVRYAEPYRSDVDAILNSPLTFRDATGTIRQVPISSVADVRYGTTYGGIKRKDVKRVITISSNVLNGFTGPDVVRQIETSLKAFPTPPGYIVKMGGAQEDQEETSSFLGVAAVGAIALIFLVLVMQFNSVSKPVIILTEIIFSVVGVMLGLAITGMNISIVMTGVGIIALAGIVVKNGILLVEFTDILRSQGMPLREAIVMAGRTRLNPVILTATAATLGLIPLAIGLNIDFYELFNSFQPHFFIGGESVTFWGPLAWTIIFGLVFATVITLVVVPVMYLITESLKLKIFGKPANTDATDSLEQDSTVRQRELTEA
- a CDS encoding efflux RND transporter periplasmic adaptor subunit, with product MKYSTSAAVLALALLASCGQKDPAAELAKLKQEQASNQAKIAELEAKSGKTGEEAAVLTTPVSVIKVAPESFKSYLEVQGRVDFDQNATVAARAAGTLTSLRVQRGDRVSKGQTLATVDASILDANIAELRTRMDLARVIYEKQDRLWKQQIGTEIQYLQAKNNYQALQRNLSTLNQQRALYSVVAPFSGTVDDVLPKLGEAVAPGAPVVKLLSGGGTGKIIVDVSEAYANRIKVGDKALVTIPDLGTEEAPATVRVVTSTINPTSRTFTTELRLNNAKTGQLRPNMVANVRIQNYDRQNATVLPVDLVQKDEQNSYVLVVASEGGKQVAKKRIIQVGNTYNGKVEVTSGLQNGDQVISAGYQNLNEGQAVSL
- a CDS encoding TolC family protein is translated as MKRIIRPLLLATALCGPLAAAQAQVGGAPQAQQVGTISLSLQQAIDYAVKNKPTLLSTRLGEQTAKAKVGEIRSAGLPQVNVAANVADNFKLQKALVDFGALGGGASATALTPADVTAAQSGQTVNLGTVTVPSEPVPPQAFAFGLQWAGNTSASVSQLLFDGAYLIGLKAAKVYEELAKKQTQQAEIDVVEQVSKAYYSTLVARERLALLGRNVQRLDTVLFQTNETFKAGFAEKLDVDRLRVQRNNLVVEQQKAQRLTDLSIALLKFQMGLPQDQSVQLTDSLGTAVVNAGTLRQRLGAASPTTGGGVTGLGGVPTAPTINSGNTDAQRQQDQQTALSGARTGQLAAAFNYNNRIEFSTLETQQALAGLDLANRRAGAYPRLLATAAYGFSGSAKNAGDLFAFRGPDSRASNGFPNQNWFGFGNVGLSLQIPVFDGFRRKYQVQQARIQQLTIEKGFETLRQSIDLQDAQSRTTLINALDVLDNQKANLDLAQDVARVSRIKFQEGVGSNLEVVTAETSLREAQTNYYAAIYDVLVAKVDRDKATGELYNQSQK
- a CDS encoding TetR/AcrR family transcriptional regulator, producing MEIKDRILLAARELFTRNGIRSVSMDDIATHLSMSKKTLYKWFENKDQIVEGVIRQHLGQTQGECEALIGKASSAIGELFGMLDWMKSQFADIHPSIFHDMQKYYPVSWQLWLEHKNKYILAQIIANLRRGMSEGLYRADLDVEVLARLRLSQVELAFNAQVFPPSEFDPKRVILTTQEHFMLGVATLKGHRLINKFRHVTEEE